A genome region from Solanum pennellii chromosome 12, SPENNV200 includes the following:
- the LOC107006150 gene encoding uncharacterized protein LOC107006150, translated as MASNSRCCLTVCAAQGRRWHVMSDIVCLCVQSKDDDGMPSQRCPTVCSVKRGRWNAMPDVVRLNNLFTKEGGKLAAPTIEVDFEKCNCCVLTEECTLAYIETIRERYQGKWICGLCAEAVKDEMMRCERLINAEEALTRHLNFCKKFSSSTPLPDPTIHLIAAMRQLLRRSLESPKSLRSMPCSTTRNYIWRPCSSIWGKEF; from the exons atggcatcgaATTCCCGATGttgtctgacagtgtgtgctgcacaagggcgacgatggcatgtcATGTCCGACATCGTCTGTCTTTGTGTGCAGTCAAAagatgatgatggcatgccaagtcaacGTTGTCCGACTGTTTGTTCTGTTAAAAGGGGaagatggaatgccatgcccgacgtcgttcgacta AACAACCTCTTCACTAAGGAGGGAGGAAAACTAGCGGCACCGACGATCGAGGTGGATTTCGAGAAATGCAATTGTTGTGTATTGACGGAGGAATGTACTCTGGCTTACATAGAGACGATCCGCGAGCGGTATCAAGGAAAATGGATATGCGGACTGTGTGCGGAAGCAGTGAAGGATGAGATGATGCGATGTGAGAGGTTGATTAACGCGGAAGAAGCCTTAACTCGTCATCTCAATTTCTGTAAGAAGTTCAGTTCGTCCACTCCTCTTCCAGATCCGACCATTCACTTGATCGCTGCAATGAGGCAGCTTCTGAGAAGGAGCTTGGAATCTCCTAAATCGCTCAGGTCGATGCCCTGTAGTACGACGAGGAACTACATATGGAGACCGTGTTCTTCAATTTGGGGAAAAgagttttaa